The Porites lutea chromosome 11, jaPorLute2.1, whole genome shotgun sequence genome contains the following window.
ACTCAGATTCCTTTGCATATATTTTTCAATTCTTTATGAAAGGCTCGGAGTTTTGAATTCCCAGCGTCTTGGTTGGCATTTCTCAACAGAAGATTTGTACAAATTAGGAAGTGAACAGACAGTCCACTTTTCAAGTGGATGCTCACTAGTGTACTTGGCAAACTGACAGGCTTCAAGTAATAGTCTATGATATTCAGACAGATGAAACTGGCCATCTTGGAAGTCTTTTCCCGCTAGCGGTTTCTTTGTCGGCTCTTGATCTTGAAGAGACCTATAAAAAATGATTGGGTTTTTTCTCTGAGGAAGGAATAATGATTTCCAGGCAGGCGatatttcagaaataaatttcacACCCTTCCCGGGACAAACATTGTATGATGAGGAAAGATTCCAAAAAAGTATTTGCTGATTTCACTGTATCCCA
Protein-coding sequences here:
- the LOC140951828 gene encoding uncharacterized protein; translation: MGSAFSSFQERRKTRVELKRKHKLYGSMSASKRKEVMRFKTRMEQQIEALNKQIASEKRALSLARANNLRKSVWSLQDQEPTKKPLAGKDFQDGQFHLSEYHRLLLEACQFAKYTSEHPLEKWTVCSLPNLYKSSVEKCQPRRWEFKTPSLS